A window of the Corythoichthys intestinalis isolate RoL2023-P3 chromosome 6, ASM3026506v1, whole genome shotgun sequence genome harbors these coding sequences:
- the map6b gene encoding microtubule-associated protein 6 homolog produces MAWPCITRACCINRFWSELDKADIAVPLVFTKYSDVQQKQPKRAPAEGRPESQPEAAKAPPAAASDASSSVMRQDFKAWKVRPEPSCKPRNEYQPAAGPFIPETQYQKDYKAWPIPKKHDHPWIPKAGLAPPTGSSGSTAAAGKMELVSAEIDSGVEKSELEEKLQEKEVKEPAKRDKSADRKGEEAPSGKGRAAADALNRHIKQTLTASNSSYRSEFKAYKDVKPVKPIKAPSQYKPPAENESNLETSYSATFRGEQVKAQPADNKLLERRRIRSLYSEPAKETHKADKPASRVRPKKATTTKTVKKAKENKEKKLLAASAKKKEEEAEAGVTKKNKELSNRLAEAKQ; encoded by the exons ATGGCGTGGCCGTGCATCACGCGTGCTTGCTGCATCAACCGCTTCTGGAGCGAGCTGGACAAGGCGGATATCGCCGTGCCTCtcgttttcaccaaatactcggACGTCCAGCAGAAGCAGCCGAAACGGGCCCCTGCTGAGGGCCGGCCGGAGAGCCAACCGGAGGCCGCCAAGGCACCGCCCGCCGCCGCCTCGGACGCCTCCTCCTCCGTCATGCGGCAAGACTTTAAAGCATGGAAAGTGCGCCCGGAGCCCAGCTGTAAACCCAGGAATGAGTACCAACCCGCGGCCGGCCCTTTCATCCCGGAGACCCAGTACCAAAAGGACTATAAAGCGTGGCCCATCCCGAAGAAACACGACCACCCCTGGATCCCTAAAGCCGGCCTAGCACCTCCCACCGGTAGCAGCGGCAGCACCGCGGCAGCGGGGAAGATGGAGCTAGTGTCCGCCGAGATAGATAGCGGCGTGGAGAAGAGCGAGTTGGAGGAGAAGCTCCAGGAGAAGGAGGTGAAGGAGCCGGCCAAGAGGGACAAGTCCGCCGACAGGAAAGGCGAGGAGGCGCCTAGCGGAAAAGGCAGGGCGGCAGCCGACGCTCTCAACAGACACATTAAGCAGACCTTGACCGCTTCAAATAGTAGCTACAG ATCTGAGTTCAAAGCCTATAAGGACGTGAAACCAGTCAAGCCCATTAAGGCACCGTCCCAGTACAAGCCTCCGGCCGAAAACGAGAGCAATTTGGAAACCAGCTACAGCGCCACCTTCAGGGGTGAGCAGGTCAAGGCCCAGCCGGCCGACAACAAGCTGCTGGAGCGCAGGCGGATACGCAGCCTGTATAGCGAGCCTGCCAAGGAGACCCACAAG GCGGACAAGCCGGCGTCTCGCGTCAGGCCGAAGAAAGCGACAACGACCAAGACGGTGAAGAAAGCCAAGGAGAACAAGGAAAAGAAGCTGCTCGCCGCTTCCgccaaaaagaaagaagaagaagCGGAGGCGGGCGTCACCAAGAAGAACAAAGAGCTCAGCAATAGACTGGCCGAAGCCAAACAGTAA
- the thap12b gene encoding THAP domain containing 12b isoform X1: protein MPNFCAAPNCTRKSTQSDLAFFRFPRDPERCRIWVENCRRADLEAKTADQLNKHYRLCAKHFDPALVYKTSPYRTVLKDTAIPTIFDLTSHLTNPRVKHRKQIKELTEEDLRRIRERRLAASAEKSKKEAVAEDPRADEPQMSAEEKELRDYLRSLFELVLELAKQCVPLETFKALDGDKASNNFQALLQYRMHAGDEALRRRFEATPVNADFLSSAQLNQLLDVCENTVREEMLMEAREGRFFSLVTDDLVDFGDDKHLPLFLRFVNQHNVVREEFLDFVSFDGDELALVERIEAQLTERWGLSMEDCRGQAHKVTGASATKMKAVAVLLMEKYPLALHMPCSRMALNIHLANSLPFPNVQVLVETLRRVAAFFKSTAAQDGLRTCISAHYQKNDEKATALHQACADNWTTQHNVFDVLLDILPPLVSCLDNIHDNTDGTFDGAEVAAAYSLSEILADFEMVMTAVVLKSVLTFTRAFGRNLQSETMDAFCAANSLTAVMHSLNEVNDNIDVYHEFWYEEATSLAASMEIPVRVPRLYVQRQRATDMSEIQAEAYYREYVTLPIIHSVMQEVEEMFSEVNLKVLKCLSLVPAIMGQMKFNTSEETSADVYRADLPSPDTLPAELHCWRIKWKHRGKEVRLPTTIHETLQLPDIKFFPNVNAFLKVLSTLPALKMEEQQGVTAGQRLRAYLDDVPAKLWNRSLAVLNVNTHVKPDLDVMVDKYCRLYPEDEPEMEVEQEEEEGKLNEAVPSQN from the exons ATGCCGAATTTTTGCGCCGCGCCGAACTGTACACGGAAGAGTACACAGTCGGATTTGGCATTTTTTCGTTTTCCGAGGGACCCCGAGAG ATGTCGGATCTGGGTGGAAAATTGTCGCAGAGCGGACCTGGAGGCCAAAACCGCCGATCAGTTAAACAAGCACTACAGATTGTGTGCCAAACATTTCGATCCAGCTTTAGTGTACAAAACG AGCCCCTACAGGACAGTGCTAAAAGATACGGCCATTCCCACCATCTTTGATCTGACCAGCCACTTGACAAATCCTCGCGTCAAACACCGCAAGCAGATAAAAGAACTT ACGGAAGAGGACCTAAGACGAATAAGGGAAAGGAGAT TGGCTGCGTCTGCTGAGAAATCCAAAAAGGAGGCAGTAGCCGAAGATCCCAGAGCAGATGAGCCACAGATGTCGGCAGAGGAGAAGGAGCTGCGCGATTACCTGCGGTCTCTGTTTGAGCTGGTTCTGGAGCTTGCCAAACAATGCGTTCCGTTGGAGACCTTCAAAGCCCTAGACGGAGACAAAGCATCCAACAATTTCCAGGCGCTGCTGCAGTACCGAATGCATGCCGGAGACGAGGCCCTGAGGAGGCGCTTCGAGGCCACGCCGGTAAACGCAGACTTCCTGTCCTCGGCCCAGCTGAACCAGCTCCTGGACGTGTGCGAGAACACAGTGAGGGAGGAGATGTTGATGGAGGCTAGGGAGGGCCGCTTCTTCTCGCTGGTCACCGACGACCTGGTGGACTTTGGTGACGACAAGCATCTGCCCCTCTTCCTGCGTTTCGTCAACCAGCACAATGTGGTCCGCGAGGAATTTTTGGACTTTGTGTCGTTCGATGGCGATGAGCTGGCGCTGGTGGAGCGTATAGAGGCGCAGCTGACGGAGCGTTGGGGACTCAGCATGGAGGACTGTCGCGGACAGGCGCACAAAGTAACCGGGGCGTCAGCCACCAAGATGAAGGCGGTGGCCGTGCTCTTGATGGAGAAGTACCCGCTGGCcttgcacatgccctgctcgcgCATGGCGCTCAACATCCACTTGGCCAACAGTCTGCCATTTCCGAACGTGCAG GTGCTGGTGGAAACGCTTAGGAGGGTTGCTGCCTTCTTCAAGAGCACAGCAGCGCAGGACGGGCTACGCACTTGCATCAGCGCTCACTACCAAAAGAATGATGAAAAGGCCACTGCGCTACATCAGGCCTGTGCCGACAACTGGACCACGCAGCATAATGTCTTCGACGTGCTCCTTGACATTCTCCCGCCGCTCGTTTCCTGCCTGGACAACATCCACGATAACACGGACGGCACCTTCGATGGCGCGGAGGTGGCCGCCGCCTACTCGCTGTCCGAGATCCTCGCCGACTTCGAGATGGTGATGACCGCCGTGGTCCTGAAAAGCGTCCTCACTTTTACCCGAGCGTTCGGCCGGAATCTCCAAAGTGAGACGATGGATGCCTTCTGCGCCGCTAACAGCCTCACCGCCGTCATGCACTCGCTCAATGAGGTCAACGACAACATCGACGTGTATCACGAGTTCTGGTACGAGGAGGCCACGAGCCTGGCCGCCTCCATGGAGATCCCCGTGCGCGTCCCCCGGCTCTACGTTCAGAGGCAGCGCGCCACCGACATGAGCGAGATCCAAGCAGAGGCCTATTACCGCGAGTACGTCACGCTGCCGATCATCCACAGCGTCATGCAGGAAGTGGAAGAGATGTTCTCCGAGGTCAACCTCAAAGTCCTCAAGTGCCTATCGCTGGTGCCCGCCATCATGGGCCAAATGAAGTTCAACACCAGTGAGGAAACCTCAGCCGACGTGTATCGCGCCGACCTGCCCAGCCCCGACACGCTGCCGGCCGAGCTGCACTGCTGGCGGATCAAGTGGAAGCACCGCGGCAAAGAGGTGCGCCTACCCACCACCATCCATGAGACGCTCCAGCTGCCCGACATCAAGTTCTTCCCCAACGTCAATGCCTTCCTCAAGGTGCTCTCCACGCTTCCCGCGCTCAAGATGGAGGAGCAACAAGGTGTGACGGCCGGCCAGCGGCTGCGGGCCTACCTGGACGATGTGCCCGCCAAGCTGTGGAACCGCAGCTTGGCCGTGCTCAACGTCAACACCCACGTCAAGCCGGACTTGGATGTCATGGTTGACAAATATTGCAGACTCTACCCCGAGGACGAGCCCGAGATGGAAGTCGAGCAAGAAGAGGAAGAAGGCAAATTAAATGAGGCTGTTCCGAGTCAGAACTGA
- the thap12b gene encoding THAP domain containing 12b isoform X2, whose amino-acid sequence MSAEEKELRDYLRSLFELVLELAKQCVPLETFKALDGDKASNNFQALLQYRMHAGDEALRRRFEATPVNADFLSSAQLNQLLDVCENTVREEMLMEAREGRFFSLVTDDLVDFGDDKHLPLFLRFVNQHNVVREEFLDFVSFDGDELALVERIEAQLTERWGLSMEDCRGQAHKVTGASATKMKAVAVLLMEKYPLALHMPCSRMALNIHLANSLPFPNVQVLVETLRRVAAFFKSTAAQDGLRTCISAHYQKNDEKATALHQACADNWTTQHNVFDVLLDILPPLVSCLDNIHDNTDGTFDGAEVAAAYSLSEILADFEMVMTAVVLKSVLTFTRAFGRNLQSETMDAFCAANSLTAVMHSLNEVNDNIDVYHEFWYEEATSLAASMEIPVRVPRLYVQRQRATDMSEIQAEAYYREYVTLPIIHSVMQEVEEMFSEVNLKVLKCLSLVPAIMGQMKFNTSEETSADVYRADLPSPDTLPAELHCWRIKWKHRGKEVRLPTTIHETLQLPDIKFFPNVNAFLKVLSTLPALKMEEQQGVTAGQRLRAYLDDVPAKLWNRSLAVLNVNTHVKPDLDVMVDKYCRLYPEDEPEMEVEQEEEEGKLNEAVPSQN is encoded by the exons ATGTCGGCAGAGGAGAAGGAGCTGCGCGATTACCTGCGGTCTCTGTTTGAGCTGGTTCTGGAGCTTGCCAAACAATGCGTTCCGTTGGAGACCTTCAAAGCCCTAGACGGAGACAAAGCATCCAACAATTTCCAGGCGCTGCTGCAGTACCGAATGCATGCCGGAGACGAGGCCCTGAGGAGGCGCTTCGAGGCCACGCCGGTAAACGCAGACTTCCTGTCCTCGGCCCAGCTGAACCAGCTCCTGGACGTGTGCGAGAACACAGTGAGGGAGGAGATGTTGATGGAGGCTAGGGAGGGCCGCTTCTTCTCGCTGGTCACCGACGACCTGGTGGACTTTGGTGACGACAAGCATCTGCCCCTCTTCCTGCGTTTCGTCAACCAGCACAATGTGGTCCGCGAGGAATTTTTGGACTTTGTGTCGTTCGATGGCGATGAGCTGGCGCTGGTGGAGCGTATAGAGGCGCAGCTGACGGAGCGTTGGGGACTCAGCATGGAGGACTGTCGCGGACAGGCGCACAAAGTAACCGGGGCGTCAGCCACCAAGATGAAGGCGGTGGCCGTGCTCTTGATGGAGAAGTACCCGCTGGCcttgcacatgccctgctcgcgCATGGCGCTCAACATCCACTTGGCCAACAGTCTGCCATTTCCGAACGTGCAG GTGCTGGTGGAAACGCTTAGGAGGGTTGCTGCCTTCTTCAAGAGCACAGCAGCGCAGGACGGGCTACGCACTTGCATCAGCGCTCACTACCAAAAGAATGATGAAAAGGCCACTGCGCTACATCAGGCCTGTGCCGACAACTGGACCACGCAGCATAATGTCTTCGACGTGCTCCTTGACATTCTCCCGCCGCTCGTTTCCTGCCTGGACAACATCCACGATAACACGGACGGCACCTTCGATGGCGCGGAGGTGGCCGCCGCCTACTCGCTGTCCGAGATCCTCGCCGACTTCGAGATGGTGATGACCGCCGTGGTCCTGAAAAGCGTCCTCACTTTTACCCGAGCGTTCGGCCGGAATCTCCAAAGTGAGACGATGGATGCCTTCTGCGCCGCTAACAGCCTCACCGCCGTCATGCACTCGCTCAATGAGGTCAACGACAACATCGACGTGTATCACGAGTTCTGGTACGAGGAGGCCACGAGCCTGGCCGCCTCCATGGAGATCCCCGTGCGCGTCCCCCGGCTCTACGTTCAGAGGCAGCGCGCCACCGACATGAGCGAGATCCAAGCAGAGGCCTATTACCGCGAGTACGTCACGCTGCCGATCATCCACAGCGTCATGCAGGAAGTGGAAGAGATGTTCTCCGAGGTCAACCTCAAAGTCCTCAAGTGCCTATCGCTGGTGCCCGCCATCATGGGCCAAATGAAGTTCAACACCAGTGAGGAAACCTCAGCCGACGTGTATCGCGCCGACCTGCCCAGCCCCGACACGCTGCCGGCCGAGCTGCACTGCTGGCGGATCAAGTGGAAGCACCGCGGCAAAGAGGTGCGCCTACCCACCACCATCCATGAGACGCTCCAGCTGCCCGACATCAAGTTCTTCCCCAACGTCAATGCCTTCCTCAAGGTGCTCTCCACGCTTCCCGCGCTCAAGATGGAGGAGCAACAAGGTGTGACGGCCGGCCAGCGGCTGCGGGCCTACCTGGACGATGTGCCCGCCAAGCTGTGGAACCGCAGCTTGGCCGTGCTCAACGTCAACACCCACGTCAAGCCGGACTTGGATGTCATGGTTGACAAATATTGCAGACTCTACCCCGAGGACGAGCCCGAGATGGAAGTCGAGCAAGAAGAGGAAGAAGGCAAATTAAATGAGGCTGTTCCGAGTCAGAACTGA